Within the Setaria viridis chromosome 3, Setaria_viridis_v4.0, whole genome shotgun sequence genome, the region TTTTGTCCTTTCAACTAACCTGGAATGTGGAAAAGGAATTAAAATGCAGAAAAGAGGTATAATGGCAATGAAATCAATGTGTCAACGCTTCAAATGGTAAATTTGCGAAGTCAACATTTGTGATGGTAATTATGCAAAGTCCAACGTTTGCAATGGCAAAAATCCAAATTTCTCGCCACAATCTCATTTCTTGTCTACCATTTCCTCATTAAAAAACAAGGGCAAGGGCTGGCTGCAGGGCCCAGGGCCTCAGCCACAGCTCAAGACCTTGCCACCTTGCTCAGTTGCTCTCTTCCTGCTGTTTGCTCAGTTCTGGTGGGTTTTGGTCACCAGCCTCCTCCCCAGTACAAAAACCCCAGGGGCCAGTGCTACGCTGCAGCTTGCAGGGACAGAGGACCCTAGAAACGAGCGGAGTAGCAGCATACAGTTCAGCTCAGCTTTGAAATACACACACATCCCCTGAATATAACCTCAAGCACACAGCCCAACACGCGCACAGCTCTCTAGCCAAGCAAGCATAGGTCGTCCATTGCATTCCTCTGCTTTGCTTGCTCCAAGAAGCAGCCGAGGTAGCTGAGGGTAGAAGAACAGCGAGCACCATGAGAACCATCACGGCGAGAAACCCCCATGACTCGCTCTCTTTCTCCAGGCGGCACTTCAAGTGGCCGGTTCTTGGCAAGAGCAAGAGCCATGGCGCCACGTTCGGCGACGAGGAGTACATGAAGAGCtcggaggccgaggaggaggacgaggcgacCATGGCCTTCTCCTCCGCCTGCCCGTCCTTCCACTCCGAGGACTTCGTGTCCCAGCCgctgaaggcggcggcgggcacggcgccggcgcagcagccgcagcagccgccgccgccgaggaggcggaAGGTCCGGACGGCCGTGTCGCGCCTGCGCTCCGCGCTGGCCAATGCCGTGGCCGGGCGGCACCGGCAGGTCGGCCTCGGCGCGCGGCTCACCGGCACGCTCTACGGCCACCGGCGCGGGCACGTGCACCTCGCGTTCCAGGTGGATCCGCGCGCGTgcccggcgctgctgctggagctCGCCGCGCCCACGGCGGCGCTGGTGCGCGAGATGGCCTCGGGCCTGGTGCGAATCGCGCTGGAGTGCGAGCGCGCCAAGGGCTCCGCGCTCCCGACCCCGACCGCCGGCCCCAACGGCGGCAACGGCAAGAAGCTGCTGGAGGAGACGGTGTGGCGCGCCTACTGCAACGGCAAGAGCTGCGGGTACGCGGTGCGGCGCGAGTGCAGCGCCGCGGACTGGCGCGTGCTCCGCGCGCTGGAGCCCGTGTCCATGggcgccggcgtcatccccgcgGCCAGCTGCGGCGGCAGCGAGGGTGACGTCATGTACATGCGCGCGCGGTTCGAGCGCGTGGTGGGCTCCCGCGACTCGGAGGCGTTCTACATGATGAACCCGGAcaacagcagcggcggcggcggcggccatggcggaccCGAGCTCAGCGTCTACCTCCTCAGAGTCTGATCGACCATGACACTTGAGTTTTGCGTCGATCACGTCCCCTTTTTGTGCATGTTATGCTGTGAAATTGGTTAGGCACCTAGGTGGTAGCTGGAAACGTAGCGGAATGGAAATGTTTTTGTGGTTTCTTGTGGTGATCAAATGTGATGACGAGTAGGAGGAAGCCATGCTGATGCCATGGTGTTTCAGGTTGTAATGGCTCTGAAGCTGAATAGTGTCAGCTAGTGTTGCAGTAGTACTTGTTCTGCATATGGTGTAATGATCAATAAAATAGCCGTATTAGTTTTCTTGTTCTCGATTGAGATCCGTATTTaaactttgtttttttttaagttcCCACGATGATcgggcagttttttttttcgtaAAATTTCTGAAAAGGCTCAAAGCTCTTGATTTCAAGCAGACGGCCAAATTCTTTCTGTTTGatgtcaaaaaaaaagttctatCTGTTTTAATTATACGTGTATATTTTCTGTACGAGATCGCGTGCTTGTTGTTTAAGTCGTTCCTTGTATGTAGCACAAAAACAGGTCATATTGGGCAGGACAGTTTGCCATGTTGTTCTCAAAAGACTcaattttgctttttttttgtggGCCTGTTCCCCACCAACATGTAACTGTACTTTTTTCTCCAATTCGTTTCTTTTCCATCTTTACGTCCTGATTTTCTCTTTGAACACTCTTATCTATCCGAGCTGAAGCAGCGAGCTAGCCAGCGAGCATTGAGTGCTCCTCGACTCGATAGGTTGACACTACTGCGCTGCAATGGCCGTGCTTCATGTTCTATTTCTGCAGCACAGCACGGCAGCAGGGTTAGCATCCGACCGGCGGCATCAGTAGTTCAGACATCGAGTCTCCTGTAGGCTCTAGCGTGGTGCCATGCGTCCTTGCTTCTCTCAGAGGTACCTTCGCCCGCTTATCGTCAGGGCTAATTCCGATCCCGTCAAATTATCCATGGAATACGATCGATGCAGAATTCAGGGGGCATGTCTTCCGAAAACGTCCATCGATGATCGATCGCACCCATCACTCCAGCAGGATAAGTGCACCAGCCGCCCCAGCATCACCGGAAACAGAGAGGAGACCCTGGAGTACTGAACAACTGTACACCGGAAACAGAGCGACAGGCAACAGTGAACAACTGAAGTACTGAACACATATACATCGTGTATGCAGTGCAATGCAGCCTGCAGCCTGTGTTATTTCGTGTGCTTTACGGTGGAGTATGACTCAACGAGTAcgtgcttcttctttttcttgtgaAAAAGGAGCGGTAGGGTATGTGGTAGAGTGATGAAATTGGGAGCGAGTGTAGTGGAGTGGAGTGTGGCAAAAGGGGTACAAGGACATGAAGTGTGGACCTCTCGCTCTTGGTGGGGGCGAGCGAGAGGTATAGTACTATCGTAGGCATGCATGGCTAGTCCTAGTCGCATCCCGTTTACCATCCCGAGGCAGAGCATGGAGCAGACTGCAGCGGCATGCCCGAGTAGCCGAGTAGGAGTAGAGAGTACCCACACTGTAGCAGTGTAGCAGCACCTCAGCACAGCACAGCAGCTGGGACTCTGACATCTGcggggccgcggcggcagcaaaTCATGAATGAGGATAGAGCCTTTCATCAGCAAGGGCGATGGCCTTCCCAGACCAGAGCCTTGtttaggtcttgtttagttcccaatttaggagtgccaaagttgggagtttgccataaatgcgcaactgtagcatttcgtttgtatttgtgaattattgtccaaacattgactaattaggctcaaaagattcgtcttgcaaagtacaacaaaactgtgcaattagtttttgatttcatctacatttagtattccatgcatgtatcgcaagtttgatgtgatggggaatcttctttttgcatagtgtcaaattTGGGATTTTGGGGAAAATTAAACATGGCCTTAGTTCactcccaacttccaactttggcactatgcaaaaagaagatttcccatcacattaaacttgcggtacatgcatggagtattaaatgtagacgaaattaaaaactaattgcacagttttattgtactttgcgagacgaatcttttgagcctaattagtcaatgtttggacaataattcacaaatacaaacgaaacgctacagtgtgctacagtgctgtaacagtaatttagcacctccaaactttagcaactaaacaagacccagGGTCCCCAGCCcctgcccggcgccggcggtgatgTGCCTTTCATCAGCAATGGCGAATTGGCGATGTCCTTCCCGTCCCCAGACCAGGGTCCCCCTGCTCTGAAATTTTCTGAACGCCAACAGCCAGTACAGAGTGCCCCTGGCAGCTGGTGATTACCGCTGCTGGTACTCACAGTTTCGTATTTGGGTGAGGTTGGTGGATGGCCAAGTTGGCCATGGCATTGGCCCCCACCATTCTGGTATCATTACCGCTAGATGCTGCTAGCTGATGATGATTACCATGTATGGTGGCGCCTGCTTTTGCAGCCTCGTCTGTCTGGGTTGCGGTTGCGGAGCGCGGCACTCGATAAAGAGCAGGCTGTGAGGTCTCTCTCTGTCCGAAGGCTCTGACCCCTGCTTGCTTTCGTGCATTGCGAGATCGATCTCTTTTGTACGGGAGAAGCCGGCATGTGATTTGATGCGATGCGATGTGATCTCTTGCTTTGGTCGATCCGAGGAGCATGGAGCGGACTGTGCAGCACAGTGTGCTGCTAGTAGCTGGCCTGGCCTGGCTTCGGATCTTCTTCTCGGGTTCTCCATTCTCGCCCACCACTTGAGCTCGTGGGCGTGTTGGAGACGCAAGGGGTCGAGGACGATGGCGACGATCTTATCGGGACTCCGCGATCCGCCGTGACGCGCGCTTGCCTTGCGGAGACGGTGGCATAGCCGCATAGTGGCATGGCAACACGCGCACGGTGCGGGCGGCCTGTGCGAGGGCTGCGGAACCCGGATGGCCGGCTCACCGCCGGTCCTCTGCTGCCGCTCCCAACGGCTGCTGCGGAGGGCGGCTTTTCCGACAAGGGCGCGGGTTTCGGGGAGGTTGTAGGGAGAGATTATCAGGATCCAAGTGCCGGCAGTGAAAGGCTCGTGAGACAGCGGGGCCCGCGGCCCGGTATGACAAAGGGTTCGGCCCGTAACGTGACGAACTCCCTCCCCCCCCTCGGGCTAGCAAATTTTTGGGCCGCTTGCTTCTGGGCTGCCGGTACACATGCTGCAGAGTACTCCGTAGTTCCTTTTTGGGGGACGACGACACGAAAAGAGTGTCTCGTTGTCGTTTGACTAGTTTTGCTCttttaattttgaaaattttcaattttGGCTGAAGTTTAATGGCCGTTTGAGTTTAACCATGTGATGAGAATCAGCCGAATGGCTAGTGTTCCGCGCGCACTAGCGAGATTTTTTGGGGAGATTTTCGGTTGTTATGTAACAGAATAAAAAACTAATCATCTAAATCCATGAATGAGGGCATGATCGACAACACAGGATAACTTGATCGCATGCTGTGGCAGCGGCAGCTAACTGACAGTTTCGTTGTTCCTACACTCTCGTTCCGACACTACCTCTTTGCATGCAAACTGATTCGTTCCCACAAAACTACTACTTGCAAGCAAATTGACTCGTTCCTACACTCTCCATCGACCACACTCAATCAACAAACTTCCCCGGCCTGCGCGACCGACCCAAGAGGATCGGCAGATCGAGGTTTCTCGGCGATCGACCGCTagctgcgccgccggccggccgccatgATATCGTGGCACGACCTGTACACGGTGCTGTGCGCGGTGGTGCCGCTGTACGTGGCCATGATCCTGGCGTACGGCTCCGTGCGGTGGTGGGGCGTCCTCACGCCGGACCAGTGCTCGGGCATCAACCGCTTCGTCGCCGTCTTCGCCGTGCCGCTCCTCTCCTTCCACTGCATCGCCGCCAGCAACCCCTACGTCATGAACCTCCGCTTCGTCGCCGCCGACACGCTGCAGAAGGTCatcgtcctcgccgcgctcgccgtctGGTCGTGCCtccccgcgcgcggcggcggcggcggtggcggcgcgaccCGGGCGCCGCCGATCGACTGGTC harbors:
- the LOC117847487 gene encoding protein MIZU-KUSSEI 1 produces the protein MRTITARNPHDSLSFSRRHFKWPVLGKSKSHGATFGDEEYMKSSEAEEEDEATMAFSSACPSFHSEDFVSQPLKAAAGTAPAQQPQQPPPPRRRKVRTAVSRLRSALANAVAGRHRQVGLGARLTGTLYGHRRGHVHLAFQVDPRACPALLLELAAPTAALVREMASGLVRIALECERAKGSALPTPTAGPNGGNGKKLLEETVWRAYCNGKSCGYAVRRECSAADWRVLRALEPVSMGAGVIPAASCGGSEGDVMYMRARFERVVGSRDSEAFYMMNPDNSSGGGGGHGGPELSVYLLRV